One Curtobacterium herbarum genomic window carries:
- a CDS encoding glycerate kinase: MRVVIAPDSFKGTASAAEVAEAVASGWLGERPDDDLVLLPMADGGEGTLDAVAAAVPGSERVPVTVTGPDDRPVETAWLRLPDGRALVELAATSGLTLLDDLRPDTAHTTGFGQAIAAALDAGATGLLLGIGGSASTDGGVGALQALGLALGTAVPAGVTGAAVLDHVPPVDASTLRALPPLEAVVLTDVTSPLLGPAGAAAVFGPQKGVTPDRVPVHEDRLTRWAACFPDVDPTTPGAGAAGGTGFGLLAWGAVLASGATTVADAIGLPDAVAGADLVVTGEGCFDLQSAAGKAPTVVRALAEARGIPTALVAGVVEASVDGFALAASLTVIATQTTGEPDDALRDPLRFARIAGARFARAQDA; the protein is encoded by the coding sequence ATGCGCGTCGTCATCGCACCGGACTCGTTCAAGGGGACCGCGTCGGCGGCCGAGGTCGCCGAGGCGGTCGCGAGCGGCTGGCTCGGTGAACGGCCGGACGACGACCTCGTCCTGCTGCCGATGGCGGACGGCGGCGAGGGCACCCTCGACGCCGTGGCCGCCGCGGTACCGGGCAGCGAACGGGTCCCGGTGACCGTGACGGGACCCGACGACCGGCCCGTCGAGACCGCCTGGCTGCGGCTGCCGGACGGCCGCGCCCTGGTCGAGCTCGCGGCGACGAGTGGCCTGACGCTCCTCGACGACCTCCGCCCGGACACGGCGCACACAACCGGGTTCGGGCAGGCGATCGCCGCGGCCCTCGACGCCGGCGCGACCGGGCTGCTCCTCGGGATCGGCGGCAGCGCCTCGACCGACGGCGGCGTCGGCGCACTGCAGGCGCTGGGCCTCGCGCTCGGGACGGCGGTGCCGGCGGGCGTGACCGGCGCTGCGGTGCTCGACCACGTGCCTCCCGTCGACGCGAGCACGCTCCGGGCCCTGCCACCGCTGGAGGCCGTGGTGCTGACCGACGTCACCTCGCCGCTCCTCGGTCCGGCGGGTGCCGCCGCCGTGTTCGGACCGCAGAAGGGCGTGACGCCCGACCGTGTCCCCGTGCACGAGGATCGGCTCACCCGCTGGGCCGCGTGCTTCCCCGACGTCGACCCGACCACACCGGGCGCCGGAGCCGCGGGCGGGACGGGCTTCGGACTCCTCGCCTGGGGTGCCGTCCTGGCGAGCGGCGCCACGACCGTCGCCGACGCGATCGGGCTGCCGGACGCCGTCGCCGGGGCCGACCTGGTGGTCACCGGCGAGGGCTGCTTCGACCTGCAGAGCGCCGCCGGCAAGGCGCCGACCGTGGTCCGGGCGCTCGCCGAGGCGCGCGGGATCCCCACGGCACTGGTCGCGGGGGTGGTGGAGGCGTCGGTCGACGGGTTCGCGCTGGCGGCCTCGCTCACGGTCATCGCGACGCAGACCACGGGCGAGCCCGACGACGCCCTCCGGGACCCGCTGCGCTTCGCCCGGATCGCGGGTGCCCGGTTCGCCCGCGCGCAGGACGCCTGA